A genomic window from Levilactobacillus yonginensis includes:
- a CDS encoding YkuJ family protein translates to MEESQLIGIINRLKAMQEDATDEPQPRRFEKEGVEQATVVFNQLTHTYTLTEHNPEITFEFDNIDLVAIELFDLLTDN, encoded by the coding sequence ATTATCAATCGCTTAAAGGCGATGCAAGAAGATGCTACCGACGAGCCACAACCCCGTCGTTTTGAAAAAGAAGGCGTGGAACAAGCTACGGTCGTATTTAACCAATTGACCCACACTTACACATTAACCGAACACAATCCGGAAATAACTTTCGAGTTTGATAACATTGATTTAGTCGCTATCGAATTATTCGATTTACTGACGGATAACTAA